Proteins from a single region of Apium graveolens cultivar Ventura chromosome 7, ASM990537v1, whole genome shotgun sequence:
- the LOC141674624 gene encoding uncharacterized protein LOC141674624 → MIIINSLKKRFSLHKGKWVEELSWVLWADRTTPKTSMGQTPYSLVYDTKVVLSTEIIMPTLRCGTATYDSNKKELTHDIDTIDKLRETTKIRMAMYQQKIARSYNKNIHIRNFQVGDMVMRKVFQNTMDVSAGKFADT, encoded by the coding sequence ATGATCATCATTAATAGCTTGAAAAAGAGATTTTCTTTGCATAAAGGAAAATGGGTTGAGGAGTTGTCATGGGTATTATGGGCAGACAGGACAACACCTAAGACGTCCATGGGACAAACTCCATACAGTCTGGTTTACGACACAAAAGTTGTTCTCTCAACAGAGATCATCATGCCAACACTTAGGTGCGGGACAGCAACATATGATTCAAACAAGAAGGAGCTGACACACGATATAGACACTATTGACAAATTAAGAGAGACAACAAAAATTCGTATGGCTATGTATCAGCAAAAAATAGCTAGAAGCTACAATAAAAATATCCACATAAGGAATTTTCAAGTAGGAGACATGGTCATGAGGAAAGTATTCCAGAATACGATGGACGTGTCGGCAGGAAAGTTTGCGGACACGTAG
- the LOC141674625 gene encoding uncharacterized protein LOC141674625, which yields MTIKSQALADFMADFSPSQMTQAEKELQHIFSTTDVLPWILYTDGASTVNGTGMGLVLKSPQGDVLIYSVCCDFKTTNNETEYEALITGLTTTRDMKIKNINIICDSLLIVNHVNGTYEANDHKMAIYLDIFRTVLHSFDMFNIQQVPREQNVQANALAGLGTALKDVSLANVLVVHIMKPASERLKEQPSVMLLDNNESSTNWTHVYKEYLLYGIQPESHNKARTLRMKASRFTIIDDVLFKKTST from the coding sequence ATGACAATTAAGTCACAGGCTTTGGCAGACTTTATGGCGGATTTTAGTCCAAGTCAGATGACGCAAGCAGAAAAAGAATTACAACACATATTCTCTACTACAGATGTCCTCCCATGGATATTATATACTGATGGTGCGTCCACCGTGAATGGAACAGGAATGGGACTAGTCCTAAAATCGCCACAGGGGGATGTGCTAATATATTCAGTGTGTTGTGACTTCAAAACCACGAACAACGAGACTGAGTATGAGGCACTAATCACTGGACTTACAACAACCAGAGATATGAAGATCAAAAATATCAACATAATTTGTGATTCACTCCTGATTGTCAACCATGTCAATGGCACATATGAAGCAAATGATCATAAAATGGCTATATACTTGGATATTTTCAGAACTGTGTTACACTCTTTTGACATGTTCAACATCCAACAAGTACCGAGGGAACAAAATGTGCAAGCAAACGCCTTAGCAGGATTAGGTACTGCCTTGAAGGATGTCAGTCTAGCCAACGTACTAGTTGTTCACATAATGAAGCCGGCTAGTGAAAGATTGAAGGAACAGCCAAGTGTGATGCTTTTGGACAACAATGAGAGTTCAACCAATTGGACACACGTGTACAAGGAGTATTTGCTATATGGTATACAACCAGAAAGCCATAATAAGGCAAGAACGCTGCGAATGAAGGCTTCACGATTCACCATCATAGATGACGTGTTATTTAAAAAGACAAGCACATGA